A window from Halomicrobium urmianum encodes these proteins:
- a CDS encoding homoserine kinase has protein sequence MVTVRAPATSANLGSGFDVFGVALERPADVVRVEKADEVTIEVTGAGSQYIPEDPDKNTVGAVAEALDAPAHIHIDKGIRPASGLGSSAASAAAAAVALNRLYDRGLSREELVPVAAEGEAVVSGDAHDDNVAPAIMGGFTIATDDGVTKVSADVPLVACLPDIVVSTRDAREVVPERTDVSKLVETVGNAATLTTGMHRSDPELVGRGMYDSVVTPARAKLIDGYDAVREAAIEAGATGVTISGAGPAVIAACHESDQRSIGSAMLDAFADAGVDATVYQTHIGDGATVR, from the coding sequence ATGGTGACCGTCCGGGCGCCGGCGACCAGCGCCAACCTCGGCAGCGGCTTCGACGTCTTCGGCGTCGCCCTGGAACGCCCGGCCGACGTCGTCAGGGTCGAGAAGGCCGACGAGGTCACCATCGAGGTGACCGGCGCCGGCAGCCAGTACATCCCGGAGGACCCCGACAAGAACACGGTCGGCGCCGTCGCGGAGGCGCTGGACGCCCCGGCGCACATCCACATCGACAAGGGAATCCGACCCGCTTCGGGGCTGGGTTCCTCCGCCGCCAGCGCCGCGGCCGCCGCCGTCGCGCTCAACCGCCTGTACGACCGCGGCCTCTCCCGGGAGGAACTGGTCCCCGTCGCCGCCGAGGGCGAGGCGGTGGTCTCCGGCGACGCGCACGACGACAACGTCGCCCCGGCCATCATGGGCGGCTTTACCATCGCCACCGACGACGGCGTCACGAAGGTGTCGGCCGACGTCCCGCTGGTTGCCTGCCTCCCCGACATCGTCGTCTCGACGCGCGACGCGCGCGAGGTGGTCCCCGAGCGCACCGACGTCTCGAAGCTCGTCGAGACCGTCGGCAACGCCGCCACGCTGACGACCGGGATGCACCGGTCCGACCCCGAACTGGTGGGGCGGGGCATGTACGACTCCGTCGTGACGCCGGCCCGCGCGAAGCTGATCGACGGCTACGACGCCGTCCGCGAGGCCGCCATCGAGGCGGGCGCGACCGGCGTCACGATCAGCGGCGCCGGCCCGGCCGTCATCGCCGCCTGTCACGAGTCCGACCAGCGCTCCATCGGATCCGCGATGCTCGACGCCTTCGCGGACGCCGGCGTCGACGCCACCGTCTACCAGACTCACATCGGCGACGGCGCGACGGTCCGGTAA
- a CDS encoding DUF5815 family protein, with amino-acid sequence MSDEEQSDASDSDGVLDLPCGERKDVHELDMGQREFECACGATHAVVMDVHPLARFVPEFLVEILTETIETDDDFDEFTTAHAMAIVMEEFPDQVESVDVAEDGTVGYALAWAADFDSRRLHEVVVELIVELMEHAVSHADDDEVARQFEAEMLEFDVSAFVEQYRRERDLESEHDTPI; translated from the coding sequence GTGAGCGACGAGGAGCAGTCCGACGCGTCCGACTCCGACGGCGTGCTCGACCTGCCCTGCGGCGAGCGAAAGGACGTCCACGAGCTGGACATGGGCCAGCGCGAGTTCGAGTGCGCCTGCGGGGCGACCCACGCCGTGGTGATGGACGTCCACCCCCTCGCGCGGTTCGTCCCCGAATTTCTCGTCGAGATCCTCACAGAGACCATCGAGACGGACGACGACTTCGACGAGTTCACCACCGCGCACGCGATGGCCATCGTGATGGAGGAGTTCCCCGACCAGGTCGAAAGCGTCGACGTGGCCGAGGACGGCACCGTCGGCTACGCGCTGGCGTGGGCCGCCGACTTCGACTCCCGGCGACTCCACGAGGTCGTCGTCGAGCTGATCGTCGAGCTGATGGAACACGCCGTCAGCCACGCCGACGACGACGAGGTCGCCCGGCAGTTCGAGGCGGAGATGCTGGAGTTCGACGTCTCGGCGTTCGTCGAGCAGTACCGCCGCGAACGCGACCTGGAGAGCGAGCACGACACGCCGATCTGA
- a CDS encoding DUF7124 domain-containing protein: protein MDGGSGDMTLAFELAALKELAYPDAVFTDARQWSEYVGVISEKPTYVVTNFCRKHRIRQDFFSGPRGREESLENVKAQFDTDRHVFVGTSDEDADLAEAAGWEYLSVEDAAEAADWDLGEPEPPETTQGGDQRDDWP from the coding sequence ATGGACGGCGGCAGCGGCGACATGACCCTCGCGTTCGAGCTGGCCGCGCTGAAGGAACTGGCGTACCCGGACGCCGTGTTCACGGACGCGCGCCAGTGGTCGGAGTACGTCGGCGTCATCTCCGAGAAGCCCACCTACGTGGTGACCAACTTCTGCCGGAAGCACCGCATCCGGCAGGACTTCTTCTCCGGCCCGCGCGGGCGCGAGGAGAGCCTGGAGAACGTCAAGGCACAGTTCGACACCGACCGGCACGTCTTCGTCGGCACGAGCGACGAGGACGCCGACCTCGCCGAGGCGGCCGGCTGGGAGTACCTCTCGGTCGAGGACGCGGCCGAGGCGGCCGACTGGGACCTGGGCGAGCCGGAACCGCCGGAGACGACTCAGGGCGGCGACCAGCGCGACGACTGGCCCTGA
- a CDS encoding NAD(P)/FAD-dependent oxidoreductase, giving the protein MSTSHVIIGDGIAGSSAAETIREADPDADVTVITDEGEALYNRILIKEFAKGKLPEAPISIHEPEWYDERDIDLQLNTHVTGVDTDAHEVHTHTGDVYEYDKLLVATGGTPAQLPVDNADADGVHHFWTFQDARNIKEHAEQTDQGIIVGAGLLGLDLAAICGAQEIDAHYLMRGNRWWRYALSLDGAEILHDAMREKGVEPVFESGVDRFEVDDEGHVEAAVDPDGNRYEGDWAGVAIGLDFNTEFLEDTPVETDDGIVVDEYMRTGVEDVYAAGDITQFYDVILGERAQNGAWGSAKEQGSVAGTNMVADSDAEVDGSVEEEEEFRWVSTYSVTHFDFPFLSFGHPTLGDEDAERKYGEREWRRLAFKDGKLIGGVLIGDLSQQSKFKKLIREERPVADQKEMLLEQDVDMDELTEATAAQAE; this is encoded by the coding sequence ATGAGCACGTCGCACGTGATAATCGGGGACGGCATCGCGGGCTCCTCCGCGGCAGAGACGATTCGCGAAGCCGATCCGGACGCCGACGTCACGGTCATCACCGACGAGGGCGAGGCCCTCTACAACCGGATTCTCATCAAGGAGTTCGCGAAGGGCAAGCTGCCCGAGGCTCCTATCTCCATCCACGAGCCCGAGTGGTACGACGAGCGGGACATCGACCTCCAGCTGAACACCCACGTGACCGGCGTGGACACCGACGCTCACGAGGTCCACACGCACACGGGCGACGTCTACGAGTACGACAAGCTGCTCGTGGCAACGGGCGGAACGCCCGCCCAGCTCCCGGTCGACAACGCGGACGCCGACGGCGTCCACCACTTCTGGACGTTCCAGGACGCCCGGAACATCAAGGAACACGCCGAGCAGACCGACCAGGGCATCATCGTCGGCGCGGGCCTGCTCGGGCTGGACCTCGCGGCGATCTGCGGCGCGCAGGAGATCGACGCCCACTACCTGATGCGCGGCAACCGCTGGTGGCGCTACGCGCTCTCGCTGGACGGCGCCGAGATCCTCCACGACGCCATGCGCGAGAAGGGCGTCGAGCCCGTCTTCGAGTCCGGCGTCGACCGCTTCGAGGTCGACGACGAGGGCCACGTCGAGGCCGCCGTCGACCCCGACGGCAACCGCTACGAGGGCGACTGGGCCGGCGTCGCCATCGGCCTCGACTTCAACACCGAGTTCCTTGAGGACACCCCAGTCGAGACGGACGACGGTATCGTCGTCGACGAGTACATGCGGACCGGCGTCGAGGACGTCTACGCCGCGGGCGACATCACGCAGTTCTACGACGTCATCCTCGGCGAGCGCGCGCAGAACGGCGCCTGGGGCTCCGCCAAGGAGCAGGGCAGCGTCGCCGGCACCAACATGGTCGCCGACAGCGACGCCGAGGTCGACGGCAGCGTCGAGGAGGAGGAGGAGTTCCGCTGGGTCTCCACCTACTCGGTCACCCACTTCGACTTCCCTTTCCTCTCCTTCGGCCACCCCACCCTGGGCGACGAGGACGCCGAGCGCAAGTACGGCGAACGGGAGTGGCGTCGCCTCGCCTTCAAGGACGGCAAGCTCATCGGCGGCGTGCTCATCGGCGACCTCTCCCAGCAGTCGAAGTTCAAGAAGCTCATCCGCGAGGAGCGCCCCGTCGCGGACCAGAAGGAGATGCTGCTCGAGCAGGACGTCGACATGGACGAGCTGACCGAGGCCACGGCCGCGCAGGCCGAGTGA
- a CDS encoding sensor histidine kinase, giving the protein MGTFAWPVAGSLFGGLVAVALAAVAWRHREEPATVPFGTLMVALGAWGLSQAALLSTRSLAAGYALEVFTAVASAQVPPLLLVFVLAYTGRDQWLRPRYLAVLWSVPAGFAIVRSTAPLHGLASVPADATLVTAHGTTAPSVPAGLIADAELVYGYVAIGLAYAVLLQFAMTARTVHRRQTAAIAVAATVGLSADVATRVGHHLHPEASLTPLSIPVVGVAIGWALFRYDFLRVSPLAGDLLVDQLPDPVLVVDDGDRVVDHNRTAEDRFGPAVRGDSLGAVAPGLCDALSGDEAYTVRGDGGITYYDPQVTAIEDQHGNQRGRLIVLRDVTGQQRRQDRLEALQSATREFITAESEREIAQLAVSFADRVLDGDAAAIYLAEGDELRPAAVSERLEREYDAAELVVDDPSDPVFRAYETGTATTERRAGDAAARRQRLAVPLEGHGALTVERREGAVFPAEDEQFAEILARTTQVALTQIEREQELRESRATVERRSEQLEFFNGVLRHTLRNALLVIRGRAEHLRADVDGGSEAHLDRIVGWCDELTELSEKIRAINETVTASEAERLETIDLSDLLQERTATVAAGHEGVTVDCDVEDDLRVLANELARDVIESVVRNAVRHNDADRPRVSITARRVADRVRVEVADNGPGMTDEMKETVFERDVATSQTAHGFGLYFVSVMMNLYGGTVWFEDNEPRGTVAVVEFRYADRIETKGTSGPA; this is encoded by the coding sequence ATGGGGACCTTCGCGTGGCCGGTGGCGGGAAGCCTGTTCGGCGGCCTCGTGGCCGTGGCCCTCGCTGCGGTCGCCTGGCGGCACCGCGAGGAGCCGGCCACAGTCCCGTTCGGGACGCTGATGGTCGCCCTCGGCGCCTGGGGGCTCTCGCAGGCGGCCCTGCTGTCGACTCGAAGCCTGGCCGCCGGCTACGCGCTGGAGGTGTTCACCGCCGTCGCGTCCGCGCAGGTCCCGCCGCTGCTGCTCGTGTTCGTGCTCGCGTACACCGGCCGCGACCAGTGGCTGCGGCCGCGATACCTCGCCGTCCTGTGGTCGGTCCCCGCCGGGTTCGCGATCGTCCGCTCGACGGCGCCGCTCCACGGGCTGGCGAGCGTGCCGGCCGACGCGACGCTCGTGACCGCCCACGGGACTACCGCCCCGTCCGTTCCGGCGGGACTGATCGCCGACGCGGAGCTGGTCTACGGCTACGTCGCGATCGGGCTGGCCTACGCGGTCCTGCTTCAGTTCGCGATGACCGCCAGAACGGTCCATCGCCGCCAGACGGCCGCCATCGCCGTCGCCGCGACCGTCGGCCTGTCGGCCGACGTGGCCACCCGGGTCGGCCATCACCTCCATCCGGAGGCCTCCCTGACTCCGCTATCGATCCCGGTCGTCGGCGTCGCCATCGGCTGGGCGCTGTTCCGCTACGACTTCCTGCGCGTCTCGCCGCTGGCGGGCGACCTGCTCGTCGACCAGCTCCCGGACCCGGTGCTCGTCGTCGACGACGGGGACCGCGTCGTCGACCACAACCGGACGGCCGAGGACCGGTTCGGACCCGCCGTCCGGGGTGACTCGCTGGGCGCGGTGGCTCCGGGCCTCTGTGACGCTCTCAGCGGCGACGAGGCGTACACCGTCCGCGGGGACGGCGGGATCACCTACTACGACCCGCAGGTGACCGCCATCGAGGACCAGCACGGGAACCAGCGCGGCCGCCTGATCGTCCTCCGGGACGTGACCGGCCAGCAGCGCCGCCAGGACCGGCTGGAGGCGCTCCAGTCCGCGACGCGGGAGTTCATCACCGCGGAGTCCGAGCGGGAGATCGCCCAGCTTGCCGTCTCCTTCGCGGACCGGGTGCTCGACGGGGACGCGGCCGCCATCTACCTGGCCGAGGGCGACGAGCTCCGCCCGGCCGCCGTCAGCGAGCGCCTCGAGCGGGAGTACGACGCGGCCGAGCTGGTCGTCGACGATCCGTCCGATCCCGTGTTCCGCGCGTACGAGACGGGGACGGCGACGACGGAGCGGCGCGCCGGCGACGCCGCGGCGAGACGCCAGCGGCTGGCGGTCCCCCTCGAGGGCCACGGCGCCCTGACGGTCGAGCGGCGCGAGGGGGCCGTCTTTCCCGCCGAAGACGAGCAGTTCGCCGAGATCCTCGCCCGGACGACGCAGGTGGCGCTCACTCAGATCGAGCGCGAGCAGGAGCTCCGCGAGAGCCGGGCGACCGTCGAGCGGCGCAGCGAGCAACTGGAGTTCTTCAACGGCGTGCTGCGCCACACGCTGCGCAACGCCCTGCTGGTGATCCGCGGGCGGGCCGAGCACCTCCGGGCGGACGTCGACGGCGGGTCCGAGGCCCACCTCGACCGCATCGTCGGGTGGTGCGACGAGCTGACCGAGCTGAGCGAGAAGATCCGGGCGATCAACGAGACCGTCACCGCGTCGGAGGCCGAGCGCCTGGAGACGATCGACCTGAGCGACCTCCTGCAGGAGCGGACCGCGACGGTGGCGGCCGGCCACGAGGGGGTGACCGTCGACTGCGACGTCGAGGACGACCTGCGGGTGCTGGCGAACGAGCTCGCCCGCGACGTGATCGAGAGCGTCGTCCGCAACGCCGTCCGCCACAACGACGCCGACCGGCCCCGCGTCTCGATCACGGCCCGCCGGGTCGCCGACCGCGTCCGGGTCGAGGTCGCCGACAACGGCCCGGGGATGACCGACGAGATGAAGGAGACGGTGTTCGAGCGCGACGTCGCCACCAGCCAGACCGCCCACGGCTTCGGGCTGTACTTCGTCTCCGTGATGATGAACCTCTACGGCGGGACGGTGTGGTTCGAGGACAATGAGCCCCGCGGCACCGTCGCGGTCGTGGAGTTCCGCTACGCCGACCGGATCGAGACGAAAGGAACATCCGGGCCGGCCTGA
- a CDS encoding mechanosensitive ion channel family protein, with the protein MQSTGTETATPVSSGVADLFRNAEALLEQLTTARGRMTVTGVVVLLAVVGLGVVLPWLVRRWREVFASRYVTGPGADAIEVVGEYVPTTLSGIALRAVQLAGIVGTALALLIVWGLVDVARSVGELLLSALPGIVNVSLTAVLVVAGYIASDQLRGAIQRFSDNADQVTDHQEEILLRVSQLALFVTVGAAVMTLWGVDLSGLLVGAGFLGIVVGLAARQTLGSLIAGFVLMFSRPFTIGDWVQIGDQEGIVTDITIFNTRLENFDGEFVVIPNDSVSDSAVTNRSGKGRLRLRTDVGIDYDDDPDRAMSVAMDAMDRVDEVADTPSPQVVPKEFGDSAVVLELRYWIDKPTPPRKWGAVSAVVREVKDAFDREGIAIPFPQRTVGAREDGADADLGVGGVEADSLD; encoded by the coding sequence ATGCAGAGCACGGGGACCGAGACGGCGACGCCGGTGTCCTCGGGGGTCGCCGACCTGTTCCGGAACGCCGAGGCGCTCCTGGAGCAGTTGACGACGGCGCGCGGACGGATGACGGTGACCGGCGTCGTCGTCCTCCTGGCGGTGGTCGGCCTCGGTGTCGTCCTCCCGTGGCTCGTCCGCCGGTGGCGAGAGGTGTTCGCCTCGCGGTACGTCACGGGGCCCGGTGCGGACGCCATCGAGGTCGTCGGGGAGTACGTCCCGACGACGCTGTCCGGCATCGCGCTCAGGGCCGTCCAGTTGGCGGGCATCGTCGGGACGGCTCTGGCCCTGCTGATCGTCTGGGGGCTCGTCGACGTGGCGCGGTCGGTCGGAGAGTTGCTCCTGTCCGCCCTGCCGGGGATCGTCAACGTGAGCCTCACCGCGGTCCTCGTCGTCGCCGGCTACATCGCCTCGGACCAGCTCCGCGGGGCCATCCAGCGGTTCAGCGACAACGCCGACCAGGTGACCGACCACCAGGAGGAGATCCTCCTGCGCGTCAGTCAGCTAGCCCTGTTCGTCACCGTCGGCGCCGCCGTCATGACGCTATGGGGCGTGGACCTCTCGGGGCTACTGGTCGGGGCCGGGTTCCTCGGCATCGTGGTCGGCCTCGCCGCCCGGCAGACGCTGGGGTCGCTGATCGCGGGCTTCGTGCTGATGTTCTCCCGGCCGTTCACTATCGGCGACTGGGTCCAGATCGGCGACCAGGAGGGCATCGTCACGGACATCACCATCTTCAACACGCGACTGGAGAACTTCGACGGCGAGTTCGTCGTCATCCCGAACGACAGCGTCAGCGACAGCGCGGTGACGAACCGCTCGGGCAAGGGGCGCCTGCGGCTGCGGACCGACGTGGGCATCGACTACGACGACGACCCCGACCGCGCGATGTCGGTGGCCATGGACGCGATGGACCGCGTGGACGAGGTCGCCGACACCCCCTCGCCGCAGGTCGTCCCCAAGGAGTTCGGCGACTCGGCGGTCGTGCTGGAACTGCGCTACTGGATCGACAAGCCGACGCCGCCGCGGAAGTGGGGCGCCGTCTCCGCCGTCGTCCGCGAGGTCAAGGACGCCTTCGACCGGGAGGGCATCGCCATCCCCTTCCCGCAGCGGACCGTCGGCGCGCGCGAGGACGGTGCCGACGCGGACCTCGGCGTCGGTGGGGTCGAGGCGGACAGCCTCGACTAG
- a CDS encoding DUF6149 family protein, with the protein MKLRQNVRHWAAKQALTMPVVGERVNDRLVDLHTNVFLDKADEAHREERREHLHEFFEVTMDSYVRALEEGLSEAEAREITHVQANFDFYNHGWTEMMEFPVDEVEPHYDRHRDFFERYGITIDDPLGEFRPPTGITEAPSTPEKLADPEHPHAEGGFADDVYVETDDGDLVVGGGEEPEDVDASDAPGV; encoded by the coding sequence ATGAAACTCCGCCAGAACGTCCGCCACTGGGCCGCGAAACAGGCGCTGACGATGCCGGTGGTCGGGGAGCGCGTCAACGACCGACTGGTGGACCTCCACACGAACGTCTTCCTGGACAAGGCCGACGAGGCCCACCGCGAGGAACGGCGCGAGCACCTCCACGAGTTCTTCGAGGTGACCATGGACAGCTACGTCCGGGCGCTGGAGGAGGGGCTGAGCGAGGCGGAGGCCCGGGAGATCACCCACGTCCAGGCCAACTTCGACTTCTACAACCACGGCTGGACCGAGATGATGGAGTTCCCGGTCGACGAGGTCGAGCCCCACTACGATCGCCACCGCGACTTCTTCGAGCGCTACGGCATCACCATCGACGACCCGCTAGGCGAGTTCCGCCCGCCGACCGGCATCACGGAGGCGCCTTCGACCCCCGAAAAGCTGGCGGACCCCGAACACCCCCACGCGGAGGGCGGGTTCGCCGACGACGTCTACGTCGAGACCGACGACGGCGACCTGGTCGTCGGCGGCGGCGAGGAGCCCGAGGACGTGGACGCGAGCGACGCGCCGGGCGTCTGA
- a CDS encoding NAD(P)/FAD-dependent oxidoreductase, which yields MIGVVGGGIAGLAAAYRLQQRGRDVRVFEAGGQVGGLAATYETAGDPIEKFYHHLSKSEQTIVDLAEDLGVGDAVEWRVGENAYYVDGTVHPMDTPWEILAFPHLSMYDKFRLAMLTLDVDVRGGVPSFDTYERLEDFEDVRAVDFIREHTTERVYRNFFEPLLDAKFGERKDEVSAAWLLGRIKFRGERDVLRGEILGYFEGGFGRLLDALLEAVGRETVTTGARVQDLDVSGGAVSSMTVETADGTETHDVDGVVVATMPHVLEGLTGYACDIDFQGTVCSVISMDEPLTDTYWLNVADDAPFGALIEHTNFVPPERYGGEHLLYAVSYVQDTDDPLWQRDDDAVEETWLAGIEDLFPGFDRGSVNWIETARNPRTAPVYERGYLDMVVPYDLSAEVADGVYYAGMASRAQYPERSLNGGVVAGFECADRIAGAGAFDPEADRAASPSDD from the coding sequence ATGATAGGCGTCGTCGGCGGCGGGATCGCGGGACTGGCCGCGGCCTACCGCCTCCAGCAGCGCGGTCGCGATGTCCGGGTCTTCGAGGCCGGCGGCCAGGTCGGCGGCCTCGCGGCGACCTACGAGACGGCCGGCGACCCGATCGAGAAGTTCTACCACCACCTCTCGAAGTCCGAGCAGACCATCGTCGACCTCGCCGAGGATCTGGGCGTCGGAGACGCCGTCGAGTGGCGCGTCGGCGAGAACGCCTACTACGTCGACGGGACGGTCCACCCCATGGACACCCCCTGGGAGATACTGGCCTTCCCGCACCTCTCGATGTACGACAAGTTCCGGCTGGCGATGCTGACGCTGGACGTCGACGTCCGCGGCGGCGTCCCCTCCTTCGACACCTACGAGCGACTGGAGGACTTCGAGGACGTCCGGGCCGTCGACTTCATCCGCGAGCACACGACCGAGCGCGTCTACCGGAACTTCTTCGAGCCCCTGCTGGACGCCAAGTTCGGCGAGCGCAAGGACGAGGTCAGCGCCGCGTGGCTGCTCGGCCGGATCAAGTTCCGCGGCGAGCGGGACGTCCTCAGGGGGGAGATCCTCGGCTACTTCGAGGGCGGCTTCGGCCGCCTGCTGGACGCCCTCCTCGAAGCCGTGGGTCGGGAGACCGTCACCACCGGCGCGCGCGTGCAGGACCTCGACGTCTCCGGCGGGGCCGTCTCCTCGATGACCGTCGAGACGGCCGACGGCACCGAGACCCACGACGTGGACGGCGTCGTCGTCGCGACGATGCCCCACGTGCTGGAGGGACTGACGGGCTACGCCTGCGACATCGATTTCCAGGGGACCGTCTGCTCGGTGATCAGCATGGACGAGCCGCTGACCGACACCTACTGGCTCAACGTCGCCGACGACGCGCCGTTCGGCGCGCTCATCGAGCACACCAACTTCGTCCCGCCGGAGCGCTACGGCGGCGAGCACCTCCTGTACGCCGTCAGCTACGTCCAGGACACCGACGACCCGCTCTGGCAGCGGGACGACGACGCCGTCGAGGAGACGTGGCTGGCGGGCATCGAGGACCTCTTCCCCGGCTTCGACCGCGGGAGCGTCAACTGGATCGAGACGGCCCGAAACCCCCGGACAGCGCCCGTCTACGAGCGGGGCTACCTCGACATGGTCGTCCCCTACGACCTCTCGGCGGAGGTGGCCGACGGCGTCTACTACGCCGGGATGGCCTCCCGCGCCCAGTACCCCGAGCGCAGCCTCAACGGCGGCGTCGTCGCCGGCTTCGAGTGTGCGGATCGGATCGCCGGAGCCGGTGCGTTCGATCCCGAGGCGGACCGCGCGGCCAGCCCGTCGGACGACTGA
- a CDS encoding TIGR03560 family F420-dependent LLM class oxidoreductase: protein MRFGYHHASFRDDGDTDGDLFEATVERAQWIEDEGFDFLSLMDHVWQLPGVGRRDEPFFDCYTALPAIARETDEVELSALVTCPHYRNPAYLGRVLASLDELSDGRAVLGIGAGWYEDEYEAMDVGYPDVSTRNRQMRETIELCRTMWNQDPPASYQGEFYELNDFYCVPAPDREIPVLVGGGGEQLTLRATAEYADRWNIPSGNPETYAGKLDVLREHCVDLGRDYEEITKTIANRTVLRESTEAAHDAYESLIAETEEGATPRDEYRGVVGTPAEARDLLAEFADVGLDTFVAMPPLNDRRTCELFVDEVMPAFE, encoded by the coding sequence ATGAGGTTCGGCTACCACCACGCGAGCTTCCGCGACGACGGCGACACCGACGGGGACCTGTTCGAGGCGACCGTCGAGCGGGCACAGTGGATCGAGGACGAGGGATTCGACTTCCTCTCCCTGATGGATCACGTCTGGCAGCTGCCCGGCGTCGGCCGCCGCGACGAGCCGTTCTTCGACTGCTACACGGCGTTGCCGGCCATCGCGCGCGAGACCGACGAGGTCGAACTGAGCGCGCTGGTCACCTGTCCCCACTACCGGAACCCGGCGTACCTGGGGCGGGTACTGGCGTCCCTGGACGAACTCTCGGACGGACGGGCCGTCCTGGGTATCGGCGCCGGCTGGTACGAGGACGAGTACGAGGCGATGGACGTCGGGTACCCCGACGTCTCGACGCGCAACCGGCAGATGCGCGAGACGATCGAACTGTGCCGGACGATGTGGAACCAGGACCCGCCGGCGTCCTACCAGGGCGAGTTCTACGAACTGAACGACTTCTACTGCGTGCCCGCGCCGGACCGGGAGATTCCCGTCCTCGTCGGCGGCGGCGGCGAGCAGTTGACTCTCCGGGCGACCGCGGAGTACGCCGACCGCTGGAACATCCCGTCCGGGAATCCGGAGACGTACGCGGGGAAACTGGACGTCCTGCGAGAGCACTGCGTGGACCTCGGCCGCGACTACGAGGAAATTACCAAGACGATCGCCAACAGGACGGTCCTCCGGGAGTCGACCGAGGCGGCCCACGACGCCTACGAATCGCTGATCGCGGAGACCGAGGAGGGGGCGACGCCTCGCGACGAGTACCGCGGCGTCGTCGGGACGCCGGCCGAGGCCCGCGACCTGCTGGCCGAGTTCGCGGACGTCGGGCTGGACACCTTCGTCGCGATGCCGCCGCTGAACGATCGGCGGACCTGCGAGCTGTTCGTCGACGAGGTGATGCCGGCGTTCGAATGA